TGATTACATTAGGATTATACGTTTTTGCTTTTGCCAGCATACCGTCCGTGATCAAGTTACCCAATGCTGTTTCATTTTTACGTACGCTTGGTAATGTATTATCACCACTCGAACGCGGATTTTCCAATTTACTTTCTGCTGTTGCGCCAATTTCTGTTTGTGCAACTTCTTCTACTCTATCTGAATATGGTTTTAACATTTCGGCTGCTTCCGGATCTGCAACTTTTCCACTAACAGGGATTAATTCACCCTTGAAATCAATGATGACCCCCTTATCAAACTCAACATCTACTGTTCCTAAAAACTCATTATATTGATAGGCTTGGACAATGAGCGTTGGGTCTTTCGATGCGCCAGTTTCATCTTGGTCAACGACAACAGGTTCATTTAATTGTGTATGGCTATGTCCGCCAACAATCACATCAATTCCATCAACTGTTGCAGCTAACATCAAATCATTATCAACTGCCGGATTATCATCGTAACCAATATGTGTCAAAGCAATAATTTTGTCGACACCTTGATTTTCAAATGCGGCTACTGCTCTTTCAGCCTCGTCAATGTAGTCGCTAAAAGTTATTGCCCCAGGACTTGAAATATCGACTGTCTCAGGGGTTGTCAGTCCAAATATACCAACTTTTTCCCCATTAATTTCCTTAATGATTCCATTATAGATTTTGCCTTTTTCTGGTTCACTTGAAATTAAATCACTGAATAAGCCCGTGAATTTATCATCTTTTGAAAAATCAACATTAGAGCTAACAAACGGGAATTGGGCTGCTTCAACAAAGTCTGCTAATGCTTGATGTCCCGCTTGAGTTGAACCTAAATCAAATTCATGATTACCAAATGTCATCGCATCATATCCCATTAAGTTCATAAACTGTAAGTCTGCCATTCCCTGAAATTCGTTGAAATACAATGTTCCCGACATAACATCGCCTGCATCAAGAAGAAGTGCATTTGGTTTTTCTGCCCGTACTTCCTTCACTGCTGTTACACGTTTTGCTACATTATTTAAATTTCCATGTGTATCATTCGTATGCATAATAGATAGATCAAACGGAAACTTGATCGCATCTGGGTTCGCACCCTTTACATAATCAATTTGTTGAACGTTGCCAGCGCCTCTAATTTCAGAAACTTTATTTCCTTCTATAATCACTTGAGACATTTCAATCCCATTAAAATCAACAATCGTACCTGCTTTTTTGGGTTTAATTGTAACGGAAGTATCTGTGAATCCATCCCCATAAAACGTTGCATAACTGCCCGTGAATACAACACCATTCTTTATTGTTGACGTTGAATCGAGTGTAATCGAAACACTTGATTCGTGTATCATCAATTTTCCAGTTTTATAGTTCGTAAGATTATACACTTTATCAAATTCTGTTTCTGCTGATGCTTGTACATTCATTACTTCAGATGAAGTCGTCGTAGCTCCGACTGTGGACGGCATTCCTGTTAATAATAAACTAACCCCTAAACTTGCTGACAATAATAGATTTGAACTTTTT
This genomic window from Sporosarcina sp. Marseille-Q4063 contains:
- a CDS encoding bifunctional UDP-sugar hydrolase/5'-nucleotidase gives rise to the protein MRTSKWRKSSNLLLSASLGVSLLLTGMPSTVGATTTSSEVMNVQASAETEFDKVYNLTNYKTGKLMIHESSVSITLDSTSTIKNGVVFTGSYATFYGDGFTDTSVTIKPKKAGTIVDFNGIEMSQVIIEGNKVSEIRGAGNVQQIDYVKGANPDAIKFPFDLSIMHTNDTHGNLNNVAKRVTAVKEVRAEKPNALLLDAGDVMSGTLYFNEFQGMADLQFMNLMGYDAMTFGNHEFDLGSTQAGHQALADFVEAAQFPFVSSNVDFSKDDKFTGLFSDLISSEPEKGKIYNGIIKEINGEKVGIFGLTTPETVDISSPGAITFSDYIDEAERAVAAFENQGVDKIIALTHIGYDDNPAVDNDLMLAATVDGIDVIVGGHSHTQLNEPVVVDQDETGASKDPTLIVQAYQYNEFLGTVDVEFDKGVIIDFKGELIPVSGKVADPEAAEMLKPYSDRVEEVAQTEIGATAESKLENPRSSGDNTLPSVRKNETALGNLITDGMLAKAKTYNPNVIMALQNGGGIRAAIESGPITVGEVITVLPFGNTLATMDLTGAELKEAFEISFREYPRENGGFLHVSGAKVTFDSGKPVGERVVSIAYKNVDGTYTEISDNESYTIATNAFTAKGGDGYTVFARAYEAGRVTDLGLSDWENFAEHLSSLGSIIPLVEGRIIDVAE